The proteins below come from a single Gordonia pseudamarae genomic window:
- a CDS encoding dynamin family protein — translation MEAISALLSAVERVVPTEEKPQVASLAARLSGVPTIALAGRVSSGKSTLVNALVGAQIAPTDAGECTRVATLYECGAPERFELHPLGDGQPARIRGLAPDDLGMPPGQVDYAVAYTPQSRLRDQYRVIDTPGLSSHEVTSEKATRRALIDFGGLPQPEVLLFLVEGGHLRTDEVDFLRAMGATRLNTIVVISRADVAGDGVLGATDPFDTAAEHAERLAREHNDLARTAIPVAGLMAESAEIGISEAEAAALGRLADLDEFELAEAVERGDDPVMAALHDKVGLYGLVHGRRTACRGAIALSDWLIERSGLGNLHRAINDRIAHTGGVLKARTTLAVLRQLAWTSAARSEVLTLLERAELSAELHCLRELAAMDRLVLSASSSPLIQELEHVLRADNPRQLVGVPRYVGDAELRDAALGRISACRSRKLTVFSGAEREALTVLERSYQLAAGRALG, via the coding sequence ATGGAGGCGATCAGTGCACTGCTCAGCGCCGTCGAGCGCGTCGTACCCACCGAGGAGAAGCCTCAGGTGGCGTCGCTGGCGGCGCGGCTGAGCGGGGTGCCGACCATCGCGCTCGCCGGTCGCGTCAGCTCCGGCAAGTCGACGCTGGTCAATGCTCTCGTCGGAGCGCAGATCGCACCCACCGACGCCGGGGAGTGCACGCGGGTGGCGACGCTCTACGAATGCGGTGCCCCGGAACGATTCGAGTTGCATCCGCTCGGCGACGGCCAACCGGCCCGGATACGTGGGCTGGCGCCCGACGATCTCGGGATGCCACCCGGCCAGGTCGATTACGCCGTCGCCTACACACCACAGTCCCGGTTGCGGGATCAATACCGGGTCATCGACACCCCCGGCCTGAGCAGTCATGAGGTGACTTCCGAGAAGGCCACCCGACGGGCGCTGATCGACTTCGGTGGTCTGCCACAGCCGGAGGTGCTGCTGTTTCTCGTCGAAGGTGGGCATCTGCGTACGGACGAGGTCGACTTTCTGCGCGCCATGGGCGCGACCCGACTCAACACCATCGTGGTCATATCGCGCGCCGATGTGGCCGGCGACGGTGTTCTTGGCGCCACCGACCCGTTCGACACCGCCGCCGAGCATGCCGAACGCCTCGCGCGTGAACACAACGATCTGGCCCGCACTGCCATTCCGGTGGCCGGTCTGATGGCCGAGAGCGCCGAGATCGGGATCTCCGAAGCGGAGGCGGCCGCCCTCGGCAGGCTCGCCGACCTGGACGAGTTCGAGTTGGCCGAAGCGGTGGAACGTGGCGACGACCCGGTAATGGCCGCACTACACGACAAGGTCGGGCTGTACGGGCTCGTCCATGGCAGGCGGACTGCGTGTCGTGGCGCAATTGCTTTGTCGGACTGGCTTATAGAGCGCTCCGGTTTGGGTAATCTGCACCGCGCCATCAACGACCGGATCGCGCATACGGGGGGTGTGCTCAAGGCACGCACCACGTTGGCGGTGCTGCGGCAGTTGGCGTGGACGTCAGCGGCGCGGTCGGAGGTGCTCACGCTGCTCGAACGCGCCGAACTCAGCGCCGAATTGCACTGTTTGCGGGAGCTCGCCGCGATGGACCGGTTGGTGCTCAGTGCCTCCAGCAGCCCGTTGATCCAGGAGCTCGAACACGTTCTGCGCGCCGATAATCCGCGGCAGCTGGTGGGCGTGCCCCGATATGTCGGCGATGCCGAGTTGCGTGATGCCGCACTCGGCCGGATCTCCGCGTGCCGCAGTCGCAAGCTGACGGTGTTCTCGGGGGCCGAACGCGAAGCGCTCACGGTGCTCGAACGCAGCTACCAATTGGCGGCCGGGCGCGCCTTGGGCTGA
- a CDS encoding cysteine peptidase family C39 domain-containing protein, producing MADFAVDTDPDEEVCADEAHPDTDPAVPSLGIDTDEQWRVPETGEPQAGRSPTGDSGPKEEFDEHWFYQATDGTCVPASVAQIVSEYSGVEFTDESAFVAYAMEQGMFVDGEISNGMTIEDSYRLMVATGIPATMVEGSTIDDLETLVESGHGAMVFVDSGYWNPGAEILDEWLGTDVGADHCVVITEIDREAGVVYLSDTGTPDGNQLAVPLDEFEKAWAESNNTMIVCDEPSPNAEFLESGTDKDSSALGTQTPGTQALGAQDTSRSGEDIGRELLERTPDDQQTIDVEDVVSWATDNPWILLPIVIGAGAALGKAGRR from the coding sequence ATGGCCGACTTCGCAGTCGACACCGACCCCGACGAGGAGGTCTGCGCCGACGAAGCCCACCCTGATACGGACCCGGCGGTGCCCAGCCTCGGGATCGACACCGACGAGCAATGGCGCGTGCCCGAGACCGGTGAACCCCAAGCCGGCCGGTCCCCGACCGGCGATTCGGGGCCGAAAGAGGAATTCGACGAGCACTGGTTCTACCAGGCCACCGACGGCACCTGCGTGCCGGCGAGCGTCGCACAGATCGTGTCCGAGTACTCGGGTGTCGAGTTCACCGACGAGTCCGCTTTCGTCGCATACGCGATGGAACAGGGGATGTTCGTCGACGGTGAGATCTCCAACGGGATGACCATCGAGGATTCATACCGACTCATGGTGGCCACCGGCATCCCGGCGACGATGGTCGAGGGCAGCACCATCGACGATCTTGAGACGCTGGTGGAATCGGGGCACGGAGCCATGGTGTTCGTTGATTCGGGCTACTGGAATCCGGGTGCCGAGATCCTCGACGAGTGGCTCGGCACCGACGTGGGCGCCGACCACTGCGTCGTGATCACCGAAATCGACCGGGAGGCCGGCGTCGTCTACCTGTCGGACACCGGCACCCCCGACGGCAATCAACTCGCGGTTCCGCTCGACGAGTTCGAGAAGGCGTGGGCGGAAAGCAACAACACGATGATCGTGTGTGACGAGCCGTCACCCAACGCCGAATTCCTGGAATCCGGGACCGACAAAGACAGCAGCGCGCTCGGTACTCAAACCCCCGGTACCCAAGCCCTCGGTGCCCAAGACACCTCGCGCAGCGGCGAGGACATCGGCCGGGAGTTGCTCGAGCGCACCCCCGACGACCAGCAGACCATCGACGTCGAAGATGTGGTCTCCTGGGCTACCGACAACCCGTGGATTCTGCTGCCGATCGTCATCGGAGCGGGCGCCGCGCTCGGTAAGGCGGGACGACGGTGA
- a CDS encoding Hsp70 family protein — translation MGQTRLSIDFGTTNTAAAFLDRDGQLHQIRLSHTAALMPSAVFADTAGATGHATRAALVVGGAAINLSATRPEAFEPNPKRRLREPDIMLADARFPTVELVAAVFRSVLSSASAVAGTGFDEVILTHPDGWAGFMQSRLREAAHRAGIPPQRLRLITEAQAAAQYYSSRTDLPAVPRLCVFDFGAGTCDVAVLDRTDTGYTVVASDGLEDLGGNDIDGRIFDWILRYVTRPGHTTTPANQLLPQLQNPHARLTLIDHIRNAKETLSTANRAVIPLPDGTPIQLTRNEFDALIHSDIQRGVALTTRVLGAAQQRAPIPLGQIYLVGGSSHIPLIHRELAALGPIATLGDPKTVVVEGALREPSTRSGPPPVIPVHDPLDPNHLHDRNQERHRDQQHNQHQQYNSDQQHDHRQQHDQYQQNDLHQQHDDRGRENISASRRTPVIALVTLVLVAVAAVVATVAVTTDNNSGSDDPPREITAVADLTGVTSLSTSYGKDGTVTCAVSDTVPYCWGDNHYGQLGDGTTVNRAVPTPVKGLASADTITTSGLTTCAIADGTAYCWGDNSGGQIGDGSTTNRVEPVRIDTLPEVTTISTGTANYSDGTLASATCAIADNTPYCWGNNKYGGLGDESTVDQTVPQTVPGLTGASEIVTSGGTSCAIATVLYCWGANGGGEIGDGTTESRATPVKVGGFVNPSSITTSGGTTCVIDGTTPYCWGNNTSGALGNGLLTGHATPGPIPGLTNVTSLYTSGFATCALSGGAAYCWGENGDGQLGDGTTTDRTSPVRVPDIADATSITTRGTTTCAIVDKSVRCWGRL, via the coding sequence ATGGGTCAGACCCGTCTCAGTATCGATTTCGGCACCACCAACACCGCCGCGGCTTTCCTCGACCGGGACGGACAGCTCCACCAGATCCGGCTGTCACATACCGCCGCCCTGATGCCCTCGGCGGTTTTCGCCGACACCGCGGGCGCGACGGGACACGCGACCCGCGCCGCGCTGGTCGTCGGCGGTGCCGCGATCAATCTATCCGCCACGCGTCCCGAAGCCTTCGAACCGAATCCGAAGCGGCGTCTGCGCGAACCGGACATCATGCTGGCCGATGCCCGGTTTCCGACCGTGGAACTTGTTGCTGCCGTATTTCGTTCGGTGTTGTCCTCGGCATCTGCGGTGGCCGGCACAGGGTTTGACGAGGTAATCCTCACCCACCCGGACGGGTGGGCCGGATTCATGCAGTCGCGGCTCCGGGAGGCCGCGCACCGCGCCGGAATACCGCCGCAGCGGCTGCGGCTGATCACCGAGGCGCAAGCGGCCGCACAGTACTACAGCAGCAGAACGGATCTGCCCGCCGTGCCACGGCTGTGCGTGTTCGACTTCGGTGCGGGCACCTGCGATGTGGCGGTCCTCGATCGCACCGACACCGGCTATACGGTGGTAGCCTCGGACGGCCTGGAAGACCTCGGCGGCAACGATATCGACGGCCGCATCTTCGATTGGATACTGCGATACGTCACCAGGCCGGGACATACCACGACGCCGGCAAACCAGCTGCTTCCGCAGTTGCAGAACCCACACGCCCGGCTGACCCTCATCGACCATATCCGCAATGCCAAGGAAACCCTGTCGACGGCCAACCGTGCGGTCATCCCCCTCCCCGACGGAACACCGATCCAGTTGACCCGCAACGAATTCGATGCACTCATCCACTCCGACATCCAACGCGGGGTTGCCCTGACCACGCGGGTACTGGGTGCCGCCCAGCAGCGGGCACCGATTCCGCTGGGGCAGATCTACCTGGTCGGCGGATCCAGCCACATTCCACTCATCCATCGTGAGCTCGCCGCACTCGGCCCCATCGCTACCCTGGGCGACCCGAAAACCGTTGTTGTCGAGGGTGCCCTACGCGAACCATCAACACGCTCAGGGCCACCGCCGGTTATCCCGGTGCACGACCCACTCGACCCGAACCACCTCCACGACCGAAACCAGGAGCGCCACCGGGACCAACAGCACAATCAACACCAGCAGTACAACAGCGACCAGCAGCACGACCACCGGCAACAGCACGATCAATATCAGCAGAACGATCTGCATCAACAGCATGACGACCGAGGTCGGGAGAACATCTCGGCATCCCGTCGCACACCGGTGATCGCGCTCGTCACACTCGTGCTGGTGGCGGTGGCGGCAGTTGTCGCCACCGTCGCGGTCACCACCGACAACAACAGCGGCAGCGACGACCCGCCGCGGGAAATCACCGCTGTCGCCGACCTCACCGGAGTGACCTCACTGTCCACCAGCTACGGCAAGGACGGCACGGTGACGTGCGCTGTCTCCGACACCGTCCCGTACTGCTGGGGCGACAACCACTACGGGCAACTCGGCGATGGCACCACCGTCAACCGCGCCGTACCGACCCCGGTCAAAGGACTGGCATCGGCCGACACCATCACCACCAGCGGCCTCACCACCTGCGCCATAGCCGACGGCACCGCATACTGCTGGGGAGACAACTCCGGCGGCCAGATCGGTGACGGCAGCACAACCAACCGTGTCGAACCGGTACGGATCGACACGCTGCCCGAGGTCACCACCATCTCCACCGGAACCGCGAACTACAGCGACGGCACCCTGGCCAGCGCCACCTGCGCCATCGCCGACAACACCCCGTACTGCTGGGGCAACAACAAGTACGGCGGACTCGGCGACGAATCAACGGTCGATCAGACTGTGCCGCAAACTGTTCCCGGACTGACCGGGGCCAGCGAGATCGTCACCAGTGGCGGTACCTCCTGCGCCATCGCCACCGTACTGTACTGCTGGGGCGCCAACGGCGGCGGCGAAATAGGTGACGGCACCACCGAATCGCGCGCCACACCGGTAAAGGTCGGCGGCTTCGTCAACCCGTCGTCGATCACCACCAGCGGCGGCACCACCTGCGTCATCGACGGCACAACACCGTACTGCTGGGGCAACAACACGAGCGGAGCCCTGGGCAACGGATTGCTGACCGGTCACGCCACCCCGGGACCGATCCCGGGGCTGACCAATGTGACCAGCCTGTACACCAGCGGATTCGCCACCTGCGCGCTCTCCGGCGGCGCCGCGTACTGCTGGGGCGAGAACGGCGACGGCCAGCTCGGCGACGGCACCACCACCGACCGCACCAGCCCCGTCCGCGTCCCCGACATCGCCGATGCCACGTCGATCACCACCCGTGGAACCACCACCTGCGCCATCGTCGACAAATCCGTCCGCTGCTGGGGCAGGCTCTGA
- a CDS encoding TROVE domain-containing protein — protein sequence MAKFNKPTPMAASGIQTSTHSDTTTFGGQRGYSHDPRSELFLSAVSSLTDNTFYESESGRLTRQRVLVGDIAVGDPRWMLSFLRWLRDDARIRTASLIIAADAVHARLAAGAADNLAPGERGINRQLIEVVLQRPDEPGEMLAYWHSQYGRTVPKPVKRGVADAVVRLYHQRSLLKYDGTSKGFRFGDVIELTHPKASSPQQGALFRYAIDRRHNRDTIDIGDLPMIVERERLKAQPAELIHRLADQGTLPDILAAAGMTWEAVPSLVDGPWTPQLWESIIPSMGVMALARNLRNFDAAGVSPQMAQLVSEKLSDAAGVERSRILPMRLLSAYRAAPSVRWHAPLEAALQHSLAAIPRLDGHTLILVDRSGSMFYSTSQRSDLTFADTAAVFGTALALRAKRATLVEFGTLSNQVHVPKGGSVLPMLSRFSDLGGTDTARALRGHLRPEHTRVVILTDEQYTGHGADPGAVVPAHVPLHTFNLVGYRQAHAAGSSNRYWYGGLSDASWPLIMLNENSSRGRWPWDAVKPATGEPKSGNPKPDKPTVTVSETVTVLSDSGAHNQYAEPGIGPQTVVGPDTLVWSPSGEGTQPMQIPMPVDAGYRPHDDVPPSTRKWWHLGRNRD from the coding sequence GTGGCCAAGTTCAACAAGCCCACGCCCATGGCGGCATCGGGGATACAAACCTCGACCCACAGCGACACAACAACTTTCGGAGGACAGCGGGGCTACTCGCACGATCCGCGGAGTGAACTGTTCCTGTCCGCGGTGTCGAGCCTGACCGACAACACATTCTACGAGAGCGAAAGCGGCCGGCTCACCCGGCAACGCGTCCTCGTCGGCGACATCGCAGTCGGTGACCCGCGGTGGATGCTGTCTTTCCTGCGCTGGCTTCGCGACGACGCCCGAATCCGGACGGCGTCGCTGATTATCGCCGCCGACGCGGTACACGCACGGCTTGCCGCCGGCGCCGCCGACAACCTCGCGCCGGGTGAGCGTGGCATCAACCGGCAGCTGATCGAGGTGGTGCTGCAACGACCCGACGAGCCCGGCGAGATGCTGGCCTACTGGCATTCCCAGTACGGGCGCACCGTACCCAAACCGGTCAAGCGGGGTGTCGCCGACGCGGTGGTCCGGCTGTACCACCAGCGGAGCCTACTCAAGTACGACGGAACGTCGAAGGGCTTCCGGTTCGGTGATGTCATCGAGCTGACCCATCCGAAGGCGTCGTCGCCGCAGCAGGGCGCACTGTTCCGGTACGCGATCGACCGTCGCCACAACCGCGACACCATCGACATCGGTGACCTGCCGATGATCGTCGAGCGGGAGCGGTTGAAGGCCCAGCCCGCGGAGCTGATCCATCGGCTCGCCGACCAAGGCACCCTGCCCGATATTCTCGCCGCCGCGGGAATGACGTGGGAGGCAGTGCCGTCACTGGTCGACGGTCCGTGGACACCACAGCTGTGGGAGTCGATCATCCCGAGTATGGGAGTGATGGCACTGGCGCGGAACCTGCGCAACTTCGACGCCGCAGGTGTGTCGCCGCAGATGGCGCAACTGGTTTCGGAGAAGCTGTCCGATGCGGCCGGCGTCGAGCGGTCGCGGATTCTGCCGATGCGATTGCTGTCGGCGTACCGGGCCGCACCGAGTGTGCGCTGGCACGCCCCGCTGGAGGCGGCGCTGCAGCATTCGCTGGCCGCGATTCCCCGGCTGGACGGGCACACGCTGATCCTGGTGGACCGTTCGGGGTCAATGTTCTACTCCACCAGCCAGCGCTCGGACCTGACCTTCGCCGACACGGCAGCGGTGTTCGGTACGGCCCTGGCGTTGCGTGCCAAGCGGGCGACGCTGGTGGAGTTCGGCACCCTCTCCAACCAGGTGCACGTGCCGAAGGGCGGTTCGGTACTGCCGATGCTGTCGCGGTTCTCCGACCTGGGCGGCACCGACACCGCGCGTGCGCTCCGCGGGCATCTGCGGCCCGAGCACACCCGGGTGGTGATCCTGACCGACGAGCAATACACCGGCCACGGGGCCGACCCCGGCGCGGTAGTACCCGCGCACGTGCCGCTGCATACGTTCAACCTGGTCGGCTACCGGCAGGCGCACGCCGCCGGGAGCTCCAACCGCTACTGGTACGGCGGCCTGTCCGACGCGAGTTGGCCGCTGATCATGTTGAACGAGAACAGTTCCCGTGGCCGATGGCCATGGGATGCGGTCAAGCCGGCAACGGGCGAGCCGAAGTCGGGTAACCCGAAGCCGGACAAGCCAACGGTGACCGTGTCCGAAACCGTCACCGTGCTGAGTGACAGCGGTGCCCACAATCAGTACGCCGAGCCCGGAATCGGCCCGCAGACAGTAGTGGGCCCGGACACGCTGGTGTGGTCACCGAGCGGGGAAGGTACCCAGCCGATGCAGATACCGATGCCGGTGGACGCGGGTTACCGCCCCCACGACGACGTCCCACCGTCGACCCGAAAATGGTGGCATCTCGGCCGTAACCGGGACTG